In Quercus robur chromosome 11, dhQueRobu3.1, whole genome shotgun sequence, the sequence AACATTTAGGCATTatcttataaattattttagtacATAAGGATTTTTCCCATCACATTAATATAGTGGAGCATATGGCAATGGCCTGAACTCTGAAGCTTAAATTACTATCTTAGTTTTTCAATTATTAGGCAAAGTTTCAGTTAGTCTTTCaacttcttattttttgggGAGATAGGTAGTAATGGGGAGGTGGAGTTCCAACCACACATAAATGAGGTActacaaaaaaaatgtcattattaTTGAGTTATCACTTGAATCCTGTCTCTCAACTattaattgtgttaattttgtctctcaagtttcaaaatcaagtttaatTTCATTCTTAGATCCCTCAATTTCTAATCTTAATAGAGAGGAAATCAATGATGAAATTGACTTGATCTTAAAAGTTAATGCATGAAATTGACACAACTAATAATTGAGGGACTAAATTGAACTTTGTCCAATTATCATAAgccaaattaataatttaacctTACAATTTTGTTGCATTAATCTTTAGGAGTTTTACCATCTATTTTCCCGTGGATagctattttctattttccaacTAGTGGATTTTGAAAAGTTACTTGAAAATTAGGTATAGGTAGATAGTGGTAGAGGGGAGAGTTAAGGTTTGAACCAGAGACATGGGACACTACAATTGAATGCAAAGTCAAGGTTACAAGTCAATGAGGAAACTTACTTTAGACATAACATCATATTTCCTAAtgcttttatattctttttaaataatttaaatgttacaacaattttttttgggttggggggggggggggggggggggatggttctccttaaaaatgaaaaaaaaaaaacaataccaTTGAACTATGCGGCTCTTGACTTTTGATGCCTTGTTTAGAGAGTTGCTACTTGCAACCAAAATATGTTATGTTGAAATTGACAATATGTGACAATTTTAATGACTATCCATGTATTAAAAAGATAgaagaaactaattttttttttttttctaaaataatttttaatattaacatCTTTGACAGTGTCCCCCTAGACCCAAGCTTCACCGGTTCACCCCTAACTTGTGGGTTGTGGCCGCCAAGGCACCAAGTCACTCTTCTtactctctatctcttttttccctctttagTTTTAGTGCTGACATGCATCCATCCATTTAGATACAGTTTTTGATTCAAAGTTCATTTGCTTATATgttaaaaattagttaaaatataatatactaTGAAAAAGTAAGGTTttcaaaaattatacaaaaacaaataagcgcaaaaagttttttttttttttttttttaaaaaaaaacaactaactTTGCATATAATAATTTGCGTAGGAAATTAATTATAAGTACCCATAATTCAGTTTTACAAAGTGAGAAAGTTGGATTAAACTAGagtaattttttcttcaaatatgagtcctttatttatttatatgtttagaGGCGTAGTGCAAGAAAGTATATATGTGAATCTTGAACGTGTCGTAGATGACTTGCAAAAGTTTGCTGGAACGATATATCTACTTCAAGTGTGATTATTGTAATTACTTGCTCTACGCAGCAAAATTAGTCTTAGTTTTCGTCCAACTGTATAttcaaaaaatgacaaatttctAGTTATGGACTATAATGGTGGTAGGTCCTGGTTGAGATTTTGAGATGGAAAGTTCGTATACGCAAGTCTATATAACCCACCAGAATATACGTTCTGTTCATAAACTTTAATTGTTGTATGCTAGTTGCTACCATGGCTTATTTAGATAAATAGCAATAATCAAATGGGTCTAATTATCAATCAGATAATCATGGTTTTAGTtaattcaactagtaaaatcttttGTCGTGGAATAATATATCTAGGGATCAATTTCCgtttacaccaaaaacctaGTGTCATGAATAatgataaagaataattatcaCTTGGTGTTATAAATCAGTATGATTCATTGGCTTTTGGCATCAAAATTACGTATGTACTAATCTTGTAGTTGCCGTGTGTACAACAATTTCTATTAACATCCAAAACTACTTTctaatagaatagaatagaatattTGTTTTCAGCAAAAATGGTTCATAATTGATTGATTGTTGGAAATTTTTTCAGCATTGACAGTGTTATGGGTCGCTACGTAATACAATTATATAGCCATCTCTAGCAACTctatcaaaataaaagcaaCTCTGTTTAAATATTATGGGTATTGCTTATTGGATAAACTTGAAGTATTCTGTTAAAATGTCTAAAtatagatcaaaataaaataatatacagGAACAAACATTGGTATATCTCTTGTCTCATGAAACATCAGTGAATTTTTAAGATTATATAACTATATGCATGgaattaataacaaaatctaTCACCATATTTCAGGTAACTAGGAGTGTAAGCCCAGGGAAATGTAATAGGACAGAAGCGCCTCAGTGAGCTTCTCATCACCTCTGGTTTGGattttcaagcttttgagcATGTAGCAGATGCACTAGATGATCAACTTAACCATCTTAAAACAACATAGTGGGAAACTATTAAGTCAAAATCCTATAAAATATGATGCACTAGATGATCAACTTAACCATCTTAAAAAACATAGCGGGAAACTATAAGATTAAAACAACTTAACCATCTATATGATGCACTAGATTATCAGCTTAACCATCTTAAAACAACATAGTGGGAAACCATTAGATCAAAATCCTATAAAATGTGACAACAAACTCCCAGGTTTGAGTGCCAGTTGTGGGTTTGAGGCCAGAAGAACTCTAACTAATTAGAGCCCCTGATCAGTTAAAAGTAGGAAATCAATCCTAGTTGTTATCTTGACACAACACATGATTTAGTTTCCTCTGCTTGACTCAGGAATCTAATCTATGAAAGGACATCTAGGGCTAAAGACCTTTGCTTACTAACCTTGCAGTGACATTACCAATATCCACGATTCTTATTAGCAAGTCAACTAATCTGAAACAACAAAAATTCGTTAGGGTTGCAAATCTTAGTCACAAAACAtctcaaaattgagttagcATTATTGAAATTGTGTTAAGGTTGAGTTTGGTTTAGAAACTGTTGAAAGAGGATATGATCTCAATAATTCAAACATGAAgagttgataattttttggCCATATCTCTTTAACCATAATAAATTTCTAAGTgaaacttgtttaattggaaAGTAAATATCATGAAACTGTTTCTGGTAGGTTTTTCTCCTACtttatgaattttataaatCACATATTGCAAGACTTTTAAAGGCAAGAAAGGCAATTATTCTAGGTCTAAACATTTCAAACTTTGTTCCTTTCTTCCAGTTCCTGAGCCTAGATAGAAAAGttattcttttgcttttttttttgtttcaaaaacaagaaaaactattgtgtgttctaataTGCCTTGAGCTTTAAACATTTCCTGAAATCACAAAGATCTTTTCTGCTGTGTTTGCTAACCTCCTTAAAGTACCATAGGTTTGGGTTCATGCGAATGAGGAGTTTGAGGAGGCAATTTACATTAGGTAGATACCACCTCTAGAACTACCGAGGTAGAAAGGCATACATAATATTTGCAGAAGTTACAATTAGTCTAACTATACAAGAATCTTGTAAGTAGATCGTTATAACTACTTTTCCTATAGTGAAATTTCTAACAACTGTGTCCTTGAAGTTGTTTTTCCATTGAAAGGGTTCTTTGATTTTCCATCTCATTATCAAATTGTGTGTTATATTGACCTTTATATTGCTTGCTTTGAGAGTTGGTATATACTAACGGGTTGTTATTGTATACAGAGGGATGGACCCACCcctctatgagagagagagagcatactCCCAAAGTACATAATAATTTTCCTATACTAACACTaatggtaaaatattattatatttgtgtCTACATGAGGGGAAGATTATAACATCTTCCATTGTAAATCCCTACCTACCCTCTCAAGGTTAGGAACTAAAATGTCATATCCTCCTACTAGTAGGAGGAGATATATCATGTATCGTATACATGAGTCCTCCCCCTCACATGAGGGTGGACCGCACAAATAGGGTGCATTTTTCCCAATTAGTAGGGGCCTAAGGGGTCAGTTAATTACTATTTTCACTGATGGTAAGGCTGGATTGCTAGagagagggggaaaaaagagCAACCTAGAAAGGTAGACTTCTTGTCCATATTCTTTTGCACTGTCCAAGCATCCAGAGATGTATACTTGACATGATCTAAAGTGATCccaactttttttgttttttcgaTTTACCATATAACTTTGTAAGTTGTTGAGAAAATCCAGTCTCCTACTACAATACATAGAAGAGttagtttaccaaaaaagaaagaaaaaatcaatgaaCTACAACTAACCAACAAAGTAACTTgtctttttttctaaaattttgaacGATGATGTGTTGCACTAGCTGAGAAACATACACAGCATGAGGGACAATGAAGTCTAAACCCTAAATAAAGATccaaattaggatttttttttttttttcttttggctccaatgaaaagaaaaaaattatggataTAATATAACAATATTACAAAACTTCAAACACCTATGAACTGATAAAACTTTACACTAGACTACAGAAACtggtttttgggtcttcaacccaaacaaattctcaaataatttAGGAGCCATAGGAGGACAATCCATAGGCTGAGCAGCCATGAAATTGACAATCTTTTCATGAACATTATACCATCAGCATATGCCCTTTAACCAAAGTTatataaataagattttatGCTTACAGAAAGATAAGGTTGACAATGTTATCCAATAGGAATCATGTCTCTCTGAGTTTACAAAcacatttttcatttatttagcGTTTCACATGTAAACAAATTATCTATTTACAAAATTTAGTCGCATTATATCTCATGACAACATGATTGCCAGCAGATTAAACAGAACCAGTGAGGTGTTTCAAACACAAATATGATGGATTCTATTTACATAGCAGCTGAGGGAACAAATGGTATCTGACAGAAGGCCATGGGAGTAAAGTTGAAGcctaatcaataaaataaatagaagctATTACCTTTCTTCTATAagtaagaataattttattaaaaaaagactaCTTCATGCAGAGAGAGAGCAGGAAgtagctaaaaaataaagaaaatacaacAGGTTATGTACAAAAGGACAAAGACTCTAAGAAAAGCGGAATGGAATCCCTAGAAATGAAACTTGAAGCCACACACACAGAGAATGCAAAATGTGTGAATTTGCAAGTCGCCTAGCAGATCTGATCATATTGAATTGAGTTTTGGCCATGGAGGAAAGTTGAAGcctaatcaataaaataaatgaaatttattgcTTATtgctcattaaaaaatatattaattactaaaaaattttgaagccTAGCAGATCCTTTGTGTGCATGCGTGTCACACACAAAGCAAAATGTGTGAATTTGCAAGTCACCTAGCTGAATTCATCAGAGCTAGAAATTCAATTTCCATCAACCTTCAAAATTCACCTTTACTATATCTTATGgttcttttcctaaaatttataagttatacCAAGTGTTTGTTTTGATGAGTGGTGGATTaatattaaattgatttttcagCTTATTTTGTTCATGTACAATTTTTAAGTACAACTATACTTTTACCCGGCTTAGCTTCTAAGCCAATAAACCAATGACAATAAGTCCTCCTAAACAAACGCTTAGATTTAGCTCCCATGCAAAGCCAActttttgcccaaaaaaaacCATTGGAAACCATTTCCATTTGAATTGTTGAgttatctgtttttttttttttccatgacaAAATGCCTAAGAAGTGTTTTGGTATTCTAAAGGCATGTTTGAAGGAGATTGGAATATCCAATGTGCTTAGCATAAGAAAGCACAAATCCACCTAGAAAGTGGACTATTGAAAAGATTGAATCAACACCATGAGTGAAAAAAGATTGGAGGTTGTCTTAGAGTATCCCTTAAATAACTTCAATGGAAATGGTTCCGATTTCCATGATGGACATACAAGCACAGGTaggagaaaaattgtatttttagaTTATTTCGTAATTAAACAAACTCCCATGGTTTCGCTTTCAGGCTGGATACTGGGATCAAAATGACCATTGTATAATCAACTCAAATAGACACACAAATGTAGGATTACCTCTCGCTTAGCGCTATCCTCTCCATCAGGATCCTGCCATCAACAAGCCAGGTATCAGAATACAAATGTCAAATAGGCTAGTTTTTATGGTATTTTCTTGTCCATGTGTTCTTTATCTGAGTGTAAACATTCATTCTCTCTGaggtcaaaaaaataaataaataaaaagaaagagagattatCTTACAGTCCCTAAATATGCTTACTGTTACTAAAAATATATCTAATATtgcttcaaaatatatatacacacactagttGCACGCTAGTTGCAAACCCATGCACagtaaaactattaaaaatgaGATCTAGAGaaacttttgtttctttttcttcttatgttaaatatttcttttctttttctttgtaattcgAGGTATTTTTGTAAGTTGAAAATTGCTTTTTCAAACTAATGTCACAGGCCTCACGGCTAGTTGCTCTATGTTAATGCAGTTGAGGAGCTGAAGTTATGGTTCTTGAGTGCATCAATGGACTCACTTGGTATGGAATTTTAGGCAGGGTTTATCAATTCGTCCAATAGACATGTAAATAGGCATTGGTCATCATAAATTGCATCTCATTCATAAAACCCACAATATCAATCTTTTTATACCAAACAATAAACACCAAAAGAATACTAAAGATCAAATTAAGTTTACCATTCATCTGATTGTAATCCATTAAAAAATCAAGATGATAATAACTCTACTCTATATGTCCCATTCTAGATATAGGAGAATGATTATAGTGAGTTCTGGTTATGAAAAGTTTGGTTCgagcatttcatcaaacactttGAGAGGAATTAAGTGAACAATAAAAGAGGAGAATTTCAAGGATACTCGTCTCCAATGGCAACATCTTCCTCTCTAATTATCGAtatttgaaagaaataaaattaccaTAAgcgaaaatgaacaaaattttgaagcaagtttagggttttagagCGAAACCCTATCCCTCTGCTTTTCTCTGTCTCTTTTTCCCTCCGAATTGAACTTTTAAACGGCTATCTGATATAATGGGCTCGGATAGGTAATCAtcggaagaagaaaaaaaagaattgtactGTAGTAATTTTGGGCTGGGCTTGATCCTATATAGGGCTATTGTGGGCTCAGGCTCGGTATTACATAGCCCAttagatgaattttttttaactatttatttaCCATAAACTAGCCTTTACCCGTGcaattttgagtttaatgtaatttttcaatttgaaattatcTATTGTTAGTGAGGTTACATAGAAAtggatttttaagaaactaaaatttaggatttaaaaTAGATCTGGGTTTAGTGGGTGctagtttttagaaaaaatacaTATCAAATGTGCgtgagatatatttaaataggGAGTGCgctaatttttaagaaaaaagtttcactattagtttttataaaaaaatttgttgaattacaattttaaccttttttttttagaataaggattatctaattagcttatttgacattttctgaaaatataactaactttctaaatcctcttaatatatagaaataaataataataaataaataaataaaaacaacaagcaACAAAAATGCTAGAACAACAACTAAACCCACAACTTTTGCTATCATTTGTCCACGTAGCAAGTTGTGAATGATGGAGCAAAAGTGGTGGATCCACAACTctatcactcataactcatctCATGAACAAGTTGTGACAAAGTCAAGTAATGATGAATGAAAGGTattaatatttagaaaaaaaataaattaaatgagCGCATGCTCAAAGGCTAGTATTATTGAACAAgcaatatattttgaaatttgatggTTATAAGAGCATCCATAATAGTGgaactaaaaatttagctttttagctccaccaaaagttactttatctattttacctacatacatgctgcagcagtggatctattttagcttttaatacaataaaataatataaacatcacaataaaataatatatccattacaataaaataatatatccactaaaataaaataatatatcctatacaataaacaacaatcacaaccaccttCAACCGCaatcgccgccgccgccgccacatgatagcaaataatcgTCTAGTGTTAacaagtgatttttttaatcccaaattatactcatacattttttttttactaaaacaatttctcaatTATCATGATAGCCTATTATCGTCTCAATTGTCCGGAAGCAACCTTGGAACAATGTGAACTATGAAATAGAGGAACTTTataagaaaacatataaaatagaaCACATATTATAGCAATAACAATGTAGTTCATAGATTTGCTTACATACATAACTcaaaccaaattacaataaaactcaCACACTTGCACAAGTTCCTATGACTCATGCTTCTcaacatacaaaaaagaaagttcCTACGACTCGCCTTGCAATTGCCATAAATGTTCAATAAGGTCCGATTGGAGTTGAAAATGAATTTCTCGGTCTCTAATGCATCTGTGCCTCTCAATGTATGACAAAAATTCATCACTTTGTTCACGTAACATTTGCAGAGGAGGATTATCCACTCCATCATTTTGTTCATAATCCAAGTCTACCACTTCATTATCTTCGCACTCATCTTCAACAATCATGTTATGGAGAATTATGCACACTTTCATGATCTTTTTGagtgtttcaagatgaaaaaatCGTTCAGGTCCACGAACAATTGCGAAACGTGCTTGAAGCACTCCAAATGCACGCTCAACATCCTTCCTATACGCCTCTTGGGCTGCGGCAAATAATTTATACTTCTGTCTTTGTGGAGCTGAGATTGTTTTTACAAATGTTGCCCACTTTGGATATATGCCATCAGCAAGGTAATATCTTATAGTGTAGTTATGACCATTAATTGAGTAATGTATTATAGGAGCACGTCCTTCAGCAAATTCATTAAATACATGAGATCGCTCTAAcacattaatatcattatttgaCCCAGGTAACCCAAAAAATGCATACCATATCCAAAGATCATATAATGTTACTGCCTCCAAAATAATAGTAGGCTCACGAATATGACCACAATATTGACCTTTCCATGCAGATGGACAATTTTTCCACTTCCAATGCATGCAATCAATTAAACCTAACATACCTGGAAAACCTCGGCGTTCGCCGTGAGCTAACAATCTAGCAATGTCTTCATTATTTGGCTTTCTCAAGTATTCTTCAGAGAAAACATCAATTACCGCagtaacaaaattttcaaactttctaATGCAGTAATTTCTCCAATCCGCACATATTCATCTATCAAATCACCCGATACTCCATATGCAAGCATTCTAAGTGCAGCAGTtatcttttataataaatataaaccaAGTCTGTTGgcactatttcttttttggacaaaGTAAAAGTCATGAGCTTTTACCTGAGATtgaatacaaagaaaaagagaacgcTTCATCCGAAATCTCCTACGAAATAAAGCGAGTGGATATATTGGTGTGGGAgcaaaataatcaagaaaaaaccTCTCATGGCTTACCAAATGATTACGTTGGATAGAACGACGATGAATTTTAGGTTGTGATGTTTCCATAACAAGTTCTTCGATTATCTCATCTTCATCTGAGTCATCAAGAAGGAACTTGCAAAACAAATAGTGATTCATGGATGCAACCTTCAAGACAATTGAAAATCAATTATAACTATAGATGCAAGATTAAAATTAAGTGACATAAGTCACAACAAAATGAATATAACCAATTCACGCACAAGTCACAgcacaaacacatacatctaaaaaaaaaacttggaaatACTATGAATGCTCATTGTTCATAGATTTATTCTAAGACCTGTCATCTCAAAACCAAGCATATGATACTAGGAATGTTCAATGAATAGAAATAATTGGATGAAAGACACTCATAGTGGCTGTAACAgcaatatatataatagcaagaTATATAATAGGCACTCATAGTGGCTGTAACACTCATAGTGgatcaaataataatttcattggaTCAAAGAATTATATCAATGCCTATCACAAGACCAAATGGAACttaacaaaagataaaaaagattgCACTTCAAAGTCTTTGTTAGATTGCACTTCAAGTCACAACACAAATACATACATCTAGTTTAAGATAATTCATCAAGTGACATAAGCCACTACAAAATACATTAAAGTCTAAGCTACATCCAAAATACAATTAAACCCATTAATTACATGAACTTCGTCTTGTCATGATTTCCTCTTGGAGTTGTTCATAAAAAGCTTTTTGTGTTCCGGTTAAGCCACTTGTATCTATTATCATgattctctcttcctctaaccTTTCTTCCCGctcaaattttttcttctcaatcatAATTCTTTCCTTCTCAATCTTAAGTTTTTCTTCCCTACTTTCCTTCTCAATCACAAGTTTTTCCCTCTCAAAAGACATTTTTTCCTCTTCCAACCGAGTTACATCCtcaatcaatttcaatttcttgtTCAAATATTCTCCTACATCTTTTCCAATAGCTTTTTTCTTTCGGATGGCCTTTTCGGCCTTCCTACCAATAGGTCTCTCAAAATTGGAAGTGTCACCAAGTCTAGACCCACAATCCCCTTCACTAATAGATATTGACTCCGAAGTTGGAGGCACGGATGATCTCGATCTAGCATTGTTAGGATCGGCAAACTTTAGTTGGTCCTTTAACATGAGCCAACAATGGTCAAGAAGAAAGGGTTTCTTGTGCTTCTCTAAATACAAAGCCTTCACATtggtaatctaaaaaaaattaaaacaaatataacatgATTAATATCTTCAAACTATTGGTGAATGGACATGTTAACACTATTGCAATATAATTTATACCTTATCTTCTTCAGTTATACCATTTTGATGAAGTGCGTTAACTTGAGCCATACAACCAGCAAACTTATTTGTCTTTTCACTAATTGTTCCCCAACGACTTAGCAAGGAGATAACAATACGTGTGGTACCAGATGTATTGTACTGCATGAAATATTCCTAAACTTTCTGACGAAaggtattttgtgtttgttcatTACTGTTTATGGCATCAACACTAGTATTGAGTCATGCTACCACTAAGAGTTTATCTTCCTTTACACTAAAGTTAGAGCCCCGTTTTCCTTTTGTAGAAGAAGCATTTTCAActtgtggtggaggtggaggtggagaatCAGAAACTGACACAGGAGTATTTTGAGACGTTCCCAAAAATTGTGAGTCAATTTCTATATCCCCGTTCATGATACCCATGATAAATGTTAGGTCTCTACGTAACTCTGTGTCCCTATGTGActccataaaattagaaaaaatatatataaacttcccTGCACACAGAAAATTCTCAAACTAACATTTAtatcaacacaacaaattacagAGACATTTATAGACATTTACAAAGACAAATTACAAAACAAACTTACATTTATATTACAGAGACATTTATATTATAGTTATAGACatttatattacatttatagACAAATTATAAAGACATTTATAGACATTACAAAGACAAATTACACAACAAACTTACATTTACAGAGACATTTATATCAACATAACAAATGTAAACTTCCCTGCacacagaaaattcccaaatgTAACTCTGTGGTTTTGTgtaacacaacaaattacagAGACAACAAAACATGTAAACTTCCCTGCACAAATTACAGAGACCACAAAAACCACACAACAAATTCCTGcaaacagaaaattcccaaTACATTCCTCCATTCAGATGTTATACCCAGCAAAAACAGCAAAAAAATAACACCATTTGCCCAAAACAACTT encodes:
- the LOC126704935 gene encoding uncharacterized protein LOC126704935; this translates as MGIMNGDIEIDSQFLGTSQNTPVSVSDSPPPPPPQVENASSTKGKRGSNFSYNTSGTTRIVISLLSRWGTISEKTNKFAGCMAQVNALHQNGITEEDKITNVKALYLEKHKKPFLLDHCWLMLKDQLKFADPNNARSRSSVPPTSESISISEGDCGSRLGDTSNFERPIGRKAEKAIRKKKAIGKDVGEYLNKKLKLIEDVTRLEEEKMSFEREKLVIEKESREEKLKIEKERIMIEKKKFEREESLDFNVFCSGLCHLMNYLKLDVASMNHYLFCKFLLDDSDEDEIIEELVMETSQPKIHRRSIQRNHLVKAHDFYFVQKRNSANRLEYLRKPNNEDIARLLAHGERRGFPGMLGLIDCMHWKWKNCPSAWKGQYCGHIREPTIILEAVTLYDLWIWYAFFGLPGSNNDINVLERSHVFNEFAEGRAPIIHYSINGHNYTIRYYLADGIYPKWATFVKTISAPQRQKYKLFAAAQEAYRKDVERAFGVLQARFAIVRGPERFFHLETLKKIMKVCIILHNMIVEDECEDNEVVDLDYEQNDGVDNPPLQMLREQSDEFLSYIERHRCIRDREIHFQLQSDLIEHLWQLQGES